The genomic region CTTTCTTTTATAGTTATTCTTGATTCTTGAACATGTCTGATGATGCATCATGCAGGGAACACAGGGTCAGGTCCCACAACAAGAAAGTGCTCCTCAGGCACAATCTGCCGCAGCACATCCTGAGCAGAATCAAGTGGTACAAGCTGGTGGTCAACAATATGCGGCACAAACAACTGCCCAAGTCACACAAGCTCCGGTTTCTCAACCTACTCCATATGGCACGGGGCAAGATCAACACCAGGGAATGGCTGTGCCACAAACTGCTACCCAAGTTTCTGCTACTGACCAGTGGtatcaacaacaatatcaacagTACTACCAGCAATATCCACAGTATGACCAATATCAGCAACAATACCAACAATATGACCAGTATCAGCAGCAAGTCCAGGCTCAACTGCAACAGCAGGTTCAACCCCAGGCACAGGTGCAAGCTCAGGTGCAGGCACAAGCACAGGCACAGCTTCAGGCCCAGGTGCAACCACAAGGCCAGCCCCAGCCACAAAGTCAGCATCATCATCAGCCCCATCCCCAGCCCCAGCCCCAGCCCCAGCCCCAGCCTCAGCCTCAGCTGCAGGCCCCGCCCCATGCCCATCCACAACTACAGCCTCAAGCACAAGCTGCACATGCTTCTCAGCCTTATCAACAGGGCCAAGGGCAAGCAGGTCTTATGCCTCAGCAGGTACAACCTCAACACCAATTAATGCAACCCCAGTTACATCAACTGATGCCTAATCAATCACAACAGCTACCAATGCAGCAACATCCAATGCCTGTGCAATCTCAGCAACAGCCTTCACAACAAACCCAGCAACATCCCATTAATTTGCAGCAGCAATTTCAATCATCACAGCAGCCTCAATTGCAACAACAACTTCCATCATCACAGCAACCTGCTCATATGCAGCAGCAGCAACCGGCTCTGCTAACTCAGCAACTTCCACAGCAGCAGCCACAACTACAACAGCACGCTCAactacatcaacaacaacatcaacaaattGTGCACCAGCCACCACCACAGCAGCAACTAATGTTACAGCAGCAGATTCCTACACAGGTCCAGCAGCCACCCCATGGGCCTGTGCAGCAGCATCAACAATTTCCATCTCAGCATCATCAGTTGCCTCAACAGCAACAGCAACAGCAACAGGCACCATTTTTCACTCAACCAATTCAGACTCAACAACCCCAAATGCAGCCTCCTTTCCAACAAGCAACAGCACAACCCTCTCAGATGCAACCTCCCTTCCAACCAGGTCCTCAGCCAGCACAGTCATTTCCTCAAGCCTATTCACAAAGTGTGGGACATATGAATGCTCCTCAACAGGTGGGCAGTAGGCCCCCCTTAACCCAGAACCAGGGGTTATTACAGCAGCCCTTTCCACAATCACAGGGAAGACCTCATCCTTCACCATATGGTCAAACTGTTCGTGGTCCAACCAAAGCATTACAAGCTGCGCCCAACCAAGTTCCAATACCTAACCAAAATGCACCACCAAGCCAGGCATTCCTGCCAAGACATGGTCAGCGGCCACAAATGCCTCATCAACGTCCCCCAGTTCATCAATCTGCATTACCTCGTCTGAACAGCCAACAATCTCTTGTGTCTGGTTCAGCTACCACACAATCTATGAGAAGTAGTGTCCAAACTTCTACCTCATCTGGTGCCCCTAAGGTATCTCCTGCATTGGAGAAACCACAAGAAATTAGTACACAAGATAAAATTTCCAAAACTTCGCAAAATGAGCATGGTCTGCAGACTACAAAATCTGTTCAATTGAATGAAGTAAATGATGCCCCAGGGAAAAAAAATGTTGTAGAAACTGTCAAGGCTGAAACTATGATGTCTGATAAAAAATCTGAACACAGTGAGCAACAGCTGGCCAATGAAAAGGTGGAACAGAAAAATCTTTCTATATCAGAGCCTGTTAAGTCTGAGGTTTCTGATTCTTCTCAACAACAAATGTCAACCAAAGATTTACAATTTGAGAAGCATGAACCTAATCTACAGCAGTCAGTTTCTCAGAAGAAAGTGCTTGAAGATAGCTCTGAAAAAAAACCAGAGGTGAGTGTAGACAAAAACTTACAGGAGCCAACTGGGCATATGAGAGATGCAATTTCGGAACATGCTCGTCATCGTCAAGATGGAAACATGCAACAGTATCCTCGCCAGGTGCAAGAGACAAATTTCCTTCAAAATGTTACTCAGAAAGTTCAAGAGCCACGACGAGTAGATGATAAAAGACAAGGTACTCGTTCTTCCCAAGACAATCTGCAATGGCAAGAAGGGAATGTTTTACAACAGGTGTCACAAGGACAAGATAAAAGCCTGCAACCACCTCTCCGACAAGGACTAAATCAGGGGCAGGAAAAGAACTTATTTCAAGTTCAAAGTTCTCGTCAAGGGCCAGTTCAAGGACAGGACAAGAGCTCACAGCATACTTCCCGTCAAGGTTCTATCCAAGGACAGGATAGGAACTTACCTCCACCTCCTCGTCAGGGTCCAGCTCATGGACAGGACAGGAATCTGATGCAACTTCCTCGTCAAGGGCAAAACCGTAGCTTCCAACAGCCTCTTCGTCAAGGGTCTGTTTCTGGACAGGATAGAAGCTCTCAATCAGCCCCTCAGCAAGGGCCAATGCAAGGGCAAGAGAGATCCTTGCAACAGCCCCTTCAAAATGAAAGAGATGCGCATCAGATATCTATGCAAGCACAAGTCCAAGGGCATGAAAGGTTTCAGCCACCACGTCAAGGGCAACCACAAGGAGCACAGTTACCATATTCAGGCCAGCCACAAAATGCTGATAGAAATTTCCCGCAATTGCCATATCAAGGGCAGCTCCACAGCATTCCTGATCAATTTCATCATTCGTCTTCAAAGCAGAGTGGCATGCCTTCTATGTCTCTGCTTCCACAAAATCAACCGAGCAATATGTCATCTTTTGCAAGGGGACATGGTCAGGTACAGGCTCCACCTAAAAATTTTGACATGCCATCACCTTCTCATTTGCATCATCAACAGATGGCCCCTCCTAGGTCTTCACAAGGAGAGTCAATGCTTGGTTTGCCATTGAGCTTATCCTCAAGCATGTCTCATCATCTAAGCTCATTTGAAGGTCCAAGAGGTTTTATGGACAGGAGCTTGCAATATGGTCAAACATTACAGCAGTCACCTCTTTCAAAACCAATGGACCATATGGACATTTTGGGAAATAGGAGGActgaggcttttgaaaataaaCAGAATGATCCACAACAGCTAGCAGGATCTAGGTTTTCGATGACCCAGCCGTCAGGTCAGCAGACGAATATGATGAAACCAAATGGAGCAACTAACAAGGGGCATATAGAGGGAATGCAGGCACCTGCATTTCCTCCAATTATGGGAGAAGAAGGTAGCTTCAGGTCTATGCAGCATGATTCCAGCAGACAGTTTCCTGACAGGAAAGAGTTTCAAGACAATTCCAGAAAGTACAAGCCTGGACAGTTCGATGCGCAGATTCCATCAAATCCAGATGAAATGTTTCCTCTAATTCGTCATCAGAAGGGTCAGCCAGCACCCTCATCAAAGTTTGATCAAATTATTCCTACATCAAGGCCTCTTGAAGGTGGGCCCCATGGTTTCTTGCCTGATTCTGTTTCAAAATATCCATTTACTTCAGCAGGAAGTCCATCTGGAGGCCCATCAAGATTGTTTCCTCCATATCAATCAATTGGTTCATTTCCAACAAGTAGTGGTGTGCCATCAATGTTTAACTCGGATAGTGGAGATGGACCAAGACTTCCTGGGATACATGAGGAAATGATGGGTAGAAGACCCGAGTCAGGTGGAATGAGGCCTGATTTTATGGGACCCAGGTCTGAATTTGGCCGTAGTCGATTTGATGCCCTTGCTCCACCAAGGAGTCCTGGGAAGGATTACATGGGCATGCCTTCTGGCAGGCCAAATATAGGTCCATCTGGGGGTTTTGGACCTGTTGGAGGGCCTTCTCATCTTTCACGTCCAATAGAGGACATGAATAGAGACCCTCTTGGTTTTGATGAGCAAAGAAATAAATCATTTGGTTTTCATTCTGGAGCCATGCATAATGCATTTCAGTCTGGACAACTTCCACCGGGTGTTGGAAACAGGTTCCCTCCATTTCACTCTGGTCCAGCACCAGGTGCTCCTGGAGCATTGCCCAATCCTATGATGATGGGTGAGCCGGTTGCTAATTTCGGTGGCACCATTCCTATGCAGGGATTTCCTGGTGAAAGTGGATTTTTCAAGAAGGTAGGTGTTTGTAAAATATACTTTGATGCATCATATGTTGAGCTTTATATGTTGGTCGGTCATTTTCCTTATCTAATAActacattttttgttatttttggaaGCAGCAAGGTCAAATGCCAAATGATGTTGAGCCTTTGGATCTAGGAAGGAAGAGAAAGCCAGGCAGCACAGGATGGTGTCGAATTTGTCAAATTGATTGCTATACTGTAGAAGGACTGGAGCAACATACACAAACAAGGGAGCATCAGAAGACAGCTATGGATATGGTTTTGAGCATAAAGCAAGATAGTGCTAAAAGGCAAAAGCTGTGAGTGCAATTTTGCCCTTTTTTGGTAATATGCATTATGAATGTTTAATAGTGATATCTTTCATGgacatttattatttaatattgaaTATGTATTATTGATATTTTCAACAGGGTTTATTAAATTATTATCAAAATATTCTTTTTATCGCACTCCTAATTTTGATCATTAGTGTGTTATATATTACCGTCTAGTATATTTATTATTGATATTTTCAAcagtttttattaaatttttatcaaaatattcTTTTTTATCACACTGCTAATTTTGATCATTAGTGTATTATATATTACTGTCCAGTATAGTGAGATGCCAATCTTCATTTTCTTGATGCATTAAAATGAATCAAACTGAATATTCAATTTATTAACAGTCAACTTTCGtgcttaataaaataaataatgggtTAAGGCTGTAAGGTCACATCAGTTTGAacttttaaatatttaatgtttGTTAGTATGTACAGGATGGGCACATTGCTGATTAGTTTCTCAGTTTGCCAAAAAACATTAATTTTAGCTGTAACAAATCCATTGATTATAATAAAGAATTCTGAATTTTTGTTAATGTATAATAGCTTTGTGGGTTTGCAATCATGTTTTTAAAGTTAATATTCTATTCTCTATGTAGAGATGGCAATAAGAATTTACTAATATGGTTTTCCTTTAGATAAATAGTGTTGGTTTACGTCATTTGTACCTGTTCCTTTGAATGAGATTTGAATTCACACGATTTGTGTGGGCAAATGTAGCTCCACGGAAGATCCAACGTCTCAGGAAAatggaaataaaacaaaaaaggCCAGTTTTGAGAGTCGTGGGAGCAGGCGCTGATTTTGTGGTGAATGGCTCTGTTGATTATAAGTGGCTATTCATTTCTATGACAGTTGCAACTCCGTAAGTGCGTAATTCTTTACCTTCACAGGGCTGATTCTTGTCCATCTGCAACAGATCCTTTGAACTAAAGTTGCTGTTTCAAGTTGCTTTGAGGATATGAGCATTGTGAGTTCTTTAGCCCGTTCAAAAAAAGACTTTTGATTATGCAGTAGGCTTATTTTCTTATGTTTTTTTTAGACCATAACTGTTGTGGCAGATAAAAATGGAATGAGTGTTAATTATGGTAGACTTCACTGAAGTTAATTCTATTACTTGTTTTGTTGGCTACTGGTCAATGCATGACATTATATTCTACACTTTTGTTATCCCAATATCGTTTTGATTGTAATTCATATGAGAGTTTTGAGGAGATATCCTCCCCTGTGAATGCGCGGATTTTGAAGAAAATTTGGCAAAATTTACAGTGA from Cryptomeria japonica chromosome 3, Sugi_1.0, whole genome shotgun sequence harbors:
- the LOC131036757 gene encoding chromatin modification-related protein eaf-1 isoform X1, whose protein sequence is MGFDNESIINIQSLPGEYFCPVCRQLVYPNEAIQTQCTHLYCKPCLTYVLSTTRACPYDGYLVTDTDSKALQEANPVLADTIGRVPVHCLYHKSGCTWQGPLSESIAHGNGCQYGSSPVVCNRCGTQIVHRQVQEHAQNCPGTQGQVPQQESAPQAQSAAAHPEQNQVVQAGGQQYAAQTTAQVTQAPVSQPTPYGTGQDQHQGMAVPQTATQVSATDQWYQQQYQQYYQQYPQYDQYQQQYQQYDQYQQQVQAQLQQQVQPQAQVQAQVQAQAQAQLQAQVQPQGQPQPQSQHHHQPHPQPQPQPQPQPQPQLQAPPHAHPQLQPQAQAAHASQPYQQGQGQAGLMPQQVQPQHQLMQPQLHQLMPNQSQQLPMQQHPMPVQSQQQPSQQTQQHPINLQQQFQSSQQPQLQQQLPSSQQPAHMQQQQPALLTQQLPQQQPQLQQHAQLHQQQHQQIVHQPPPQQQLMLQQQIPTQVQQPPHGPVQQHQQFPSQHHQLPQQQQQQQQAPFFTQPIQTQQPQMQPPFQQATAQPSQMQPPFQPGPQPAQSFPQAYSQSVGHMNAPQQVGSRPPLTQNQGLLQQPFPQSQGRPHPSPYGQTVRGPTKALQAAPNQVPIPNQNAPPSQAFLPRHGQRPQMPHQRPPVHQSALPRLNSQQSLVSGSATTQSMRSSVQTSTSSGAPKVSPALEKPQEISTQDKISKTSQNEHGLQTTKSVQLNEVNDAPGKKNVVETVKAETMMSDKKSEHSEQQLANEKVEQKNLSISEPVKSEVSDSSQQQMSTKDLQFEKHEPNLQQSVSQKKVLEDSSEKKPEVSVDKNLQEPTGHMRDAISEHARHRQDGNMQQYPRQVQETNFLQNVTQKVQEPRRVDDKRQGTRSSQDNLQWQEGNVLQQVSQGQDKSLQPPLRQGLNQGQEKNLFQVQSSRQGPVQGQDKSSQHTSRQGSIQGQDRNLPPPPRQGPAHGQDRNLMQLPRQGQNRSFQQPLRQGSVSGQDRSSQSAPQQGPMQGQERSLQQPLQNERDAHQISMQAQVQGHERFQPPRQGQPQGAQLPYSGQPQNADRNFPQLPYQGQLHSIPDQFHHSSSKQSGMPSMSLLPQNQPSNMSSFARGHGQVQAPPKNFDMPSPSHLHHQQMAPPRSSQGESMLGLPLSLSSSMSHHLSSFEGPRGFMDRSLQYGQTLQQSPLSKPMDHMDILGNRRTEAFENKQNDPQQLAGSRFSMTQPSGQQTNMMKPNGATNKGHIEGMQAPAFPPIMGEEGSFRSMQHDSSRQFPDRKEFQDNSRKYKPGQFDAQIPSNPDEMFPLIRHQKGQPAPSSKFDQIIPTSRPLEGGPHGFLPDSVSKYPFTSAGSPSGGPSRLFPPYQSIGSFPTSSGVPSMFNSDSGDGPRLPGIHEEMMGRRPESGGMRPDFMGPRSEFGRSRFDALAPPRSPGKDYMGMPSGRPNIGPSGGFGPVGGPSHLSRPIEDMNRDPLGFDEQRNKSFGFHSGAMHNAFQSGQLPPGVGNRFPPFHSGPAPGAPGALPNPMMMGEPVANFGGTIPMQGFPGESGFFKKQGQMPNDVEPLDLGRKRKPGSTGWCRICQIDCYTVEGLEQHTQTREHQKTAMDMVLSIKQDSAKRQKLSTEDPTSQENGNKTKKASFESRGSRR
- the LOC131036757 gene encoding chromatin modification-related protein eaf-1 isoform X2, which translates into the protein MGFDNESIINIQSLPGEYFCPVCRQLVYPNEAIQTQCTHLYCKPCLTYVLSTTRACPYDGYLVTDTDSKALQEANPVLADTIGRVPVHCLYHKSGCTWQGPLSESIAHGNGCQYGSSPVVCNRCGTQIVHRQVQEHAQNCPGQVPQQESAPQAQSAAAHPEQNQVVQAGGQQYAAQTTAQVTQAPVSQPTPYGTGQDQHQGMAVPQTATQVSATDQWYQQQYQQYYQQYPQYDQYQQQYQQYDQYQQQVQAQLQQQVQPQAQVQAQVQAQAQAQLQAQVQPQGQPQPQSQHHHQPHPQPQPQPQPQPQPQLQAPPHAHPQLQPQAQAAHASQPYQQGQGQAGLMPQQVQPQHQLMQPQLHQLMPNQSQQLPMQQHPMPVQSQQQPSQQTQQHPINLQQQFQSSQQPQLQQQLPSSQQPAHMQQQQPALLTQQLPQQQPQLQQHAQLHQQQHQQIVHQPPPQQQLMLQQQIPTQVQQPPHGPVQQHQQFPSQHHQLPQQQQQQQQAPFFTQPIQTQQPQMQPPFQQATAQPSQMQPPFQPGPQPAQSFPQAYSQSVGHMNAPQQVGSRPPLTQNQGLLQQPFPQSQGRPHPSPYGQTVRGPTKALQAAPNQVPIPNQNAPPSQAFLPRHGQRPQMPHQRPPVHQSALPRLNSQQSLVSGSATTQSMRSSVQTSTSSGAPKVSPALEKPQEISTQDKISKTSQNEHGLQTTKSVQLNEVNDAPGKKNVVETVKAETMMSDKKSEHSEQQLANEKVEQKNLSISEPVKSEVSDSSQQQMSTKDLQFEKHEPNLQQSVSQKKVLEDSSEKKPEVSVDKNLQEPTGHMRDAISEHARHRQDGNMQQYPRQVQETNFLQNVTQKVQEPRRVDDKRQGTRSSQDNLQWQEGNVLQQVSQGQDKSLQPPLRQGLNQGQEKNLFQVQSSRQGPVQGQDKSSQHTSRQGSIQGQDRNLPPPPRQGPAHGQDRNLMQLPRQGQNRSFQQPLRQGSVSGQDRSSQSAPQQGPMQGQERSLQQPLQNERDAHQISMQAQVQGHERFQPPRQGQPQGAQLPYSGQPQNADRNFPQLPYQGQLHSIPDQFHHSSSKQSGMPSMSLLPQNQPSNMSSFARGHGQVQAPPKNFDMPSPSHLHHQQMAPPRSSQGESMLGLPLSLSSSMSHHLSSFEGPRGFMDRSLQYGQTLQQSPLSKPMDHMDILGNRRTEAFENKQNDPQQLAGSRFSMTQPSGQQTNMMKPNGATNKGHIEGMQAPAFPPIMGEEGSFRSMQHDSSRQFPDRKEFQDNSRKYKPGQFDAQIPSNPDEMFPLIRHQKGQPAPSSKFDQIIPTSRPLEGGPHGFLPDSVSKYPFTSAGSPSGGPSRLFPPYQSIGSFPTSSGVPSMFNSDSGDGPRLPGIHEEMMGRRPESGGMRPDFMGPRSEFGRSRFDALAPPRSPGKDYMGMPSGRPNIGPSGGFGPVGGPSHLSRPIEDMNRDPLGFDEQRNKSFGFHSGAMHNAFQSGQLPPGVGNRFPPFHSGPAPGAPGALPNPMMMGEPVANFGGTIPMQGFPGESGFFKKQGQMPNDVEPLDLGRKRKPGSTGWCRICQIDCYTVEGLEQHTQTREHQKTAMDMVLSIKQDSAKRQKLSTEDPTSQENGNKTKKASFESRGSRR